The Bradyrhizobium betae genomic interval CAGGCGTCGTCTTCAGCGACCGCGTGCACCTCGACGCCTTCGGGCGCATCGCCGGGGTGCAGATCGGCCTGCCGCGCGCGCTCCGGCGCCTTGGGCAGGAACTGCATCAGCATGCCGCCGGCGCGCCAGCGATGCTTGCCGCCGTCGTTCGAGCGCCACTCCTCGCCGACCGCAAGACGCACGCGCGTCGGGATCTGCTCGGAGCGCAGGAAATATTCGTGGGCGGCGTCTTCCAGGCTGCCGCCGTCGAGCGCGACCAGGCCCTGGTAGCGGCTCATGTCGGGGCCCTGGTCGATGGTCATGGCGAGATGACCGCGGCCGAGCAGCGTGCCGGAATCCCTGATATCGCCGAGACGCTCGGCATCAAAGCGCGCATAGGCGCGCAGGCGATCCGGCGCCTGGTAGTCGACGACCAGGAACGAGACCGGACCGTCGGTCTGGGCCTGGAGGATAAAGCGGCCCTCGAATTTCAGCGCCGAGCCGAGCAGGGTCGTCAGCACGATGGCCTCGCCGAGCAGCTTGCCCACCGCAGGGGGATAATCGTGCTTGGTCAGGATCTCGTCGAGCGCCGGGCCGAGCCGCACCAGCCGCCCGCGTACGTCGAGCGCGTCGACCTCGTAGGGCAGCACGGCATCGTCGATCGGAACCGCCGATGGCGCGCGAACCGGGCCTTCGGGCCCGGTTTTCATGTCAGGGGATTGGGAAACCATGGCGCATTATCTGGGGTCGGAGGGCGGAAATGGAAGGGGGTGCGGGGTGCCTCAAACTCAGTGTCGTCCCGGGGCGCGCGGAGCGCGAACCCGGGATCCATAACCACAGGATGACGTGATAGCGCGAGATGGACAACTCCGAGTCATCGCTACACGACGTCCTGTGGTTATGGATCCCGGATCTGCGCGCCGCTGCGCGGCGCTTGTCCGGGACGACAGCGGAGGGTGGCGCAGCAGCCCACTCTACCGCCGCTTCACTTCACCGCATCAAAACACCAGGCCAGAATGCCCTTCTGCGCGTGCAGGCGGTTTTCGGCCTCGTCGAACACGACCGATTGCGGGCCGTCGATCACGTCATCCGTGACTTCCTCGCCGCGATGGGCGGGCAGGCAGTGCATGAACAGCGCGTCGGGCTTGGCCAGCGACATCAGCTTCGCATTGACCTGGTAGGGCTTGAGCACGTTGTGGCGATGCTCGCCTTCCTTGTCGCCCATCGACACCCAGGTGTCGGTGACGACGCAATCGGCGCCCTTCACGGCGGCCTCCGGATCGGTGCCGAGCATGATCGGCGCGCCGGTCGCCTTGATGAAATCGCGCATGACTTTCTTCGGCGCGAGCTCCGGCGGGGTTGCGACGTTGAGCTGGAACTTGAACCGCTCGGCGGCATGAGCCCACGAGGCCAGAACGTTGTTGTCGTCGCCGGTCCAGGCCACCGTCCTGCCCTCGATCGAGCCGCGATGCTCCTCAAAGGTCATCAGGTCGGCCATCACCTGGCAAGGATGCGACCGGCGCGTCAGGCCGTTGATGACGGGCACCGTCGCATATTCGGCAAGCTCGAGCAGCGCATCGTGGTTGAGGATGCGGATCATGATGGCGTCGACATAGCGCGACAGCACGCGCGCGGTATCGGCGATGGTCTCGCCACGGCCGAGCTGCATCTCGGCACCGGTGAGCATGATGGGCTCGCCGCCGAGCTGGCGCATGGCGACATCGAACGACACGCGGGTGCGGGTCGAGGGACGCTCGAAGATCATCGCCAG includes:
- a CDS encoding Hsp33 family molecular chaperone; the encoded protein is MVSQSPDMKTGPEGPVRAPSAVPIDDAVLPYEVDALDVRGRLVRLGPALDEILTKHDYPPAVGKLLGEAIVLTTLLGSALKFEGRFILQAQTDGPVSFLVVDYQAPDRLRAYARFDAERLGDIRDSGTLLGRGHLAMTIDQGPDMSRYQGLVALDGGSLEDAAHEYFLRSEQIPTRVRLAVGEEWRSNDGGKHRWRAGGMLMQFLPKAPERARQADLHPGDAPEGVEVHAVAEDDAWVEARSLIETVEDVELIDPDLSGERLLYRLFHERGVRVFNPLVLKAQCSCSRDAVGAMLKSFSAEDRADMVKDDKVVVTCEFCSSVYEFTPDEAGVEDA
- the argF gene encoding ornithine carbamoyltransferase produces the protein MSKSPKHFLDINELPLSELKSMLAASSAMKAKQKAHQPVRPLEGKTLAMIFERPSTRTRVSFDVAMRQLGGEPIMLTGAEMQLGRGETIADTARVLSRYVDAIMIRILNHDALLELAEYATVPVINGLTRRSHPCQVMADLMTFEEHRGSIEGRTVAWTGDDNNVLASWAHAAERFKFQLNVATPPELAPKKVMRDFIKATGAPIMLGTDPEAAVKGADCVVTDTWVSMGDKEGEHRHNVLKPYQVNAKLMSLAKPDALFMHCLPAHRGEEVTDDVIDGPQSVVFDEAENRLHAQKGILAWCFDAVK